One Mycolicibacterium fortuitum subsp. fortuitum genomic window carries:
- a CDS encoding SDR family NAD(P)-dependent oxidoreductase, protein MTGKTAIITGANTGLGFECARHLLASDPRWHVVLAVRDTERGADAVARLGCPGRTTVGEIDLASLRSVRRFAEALPHLGLPPLHALVCNAGLQLVTGTQTTADGYEMTFGVNHLGHFALTAHILDTLAAPARIVVVSSGTHDPQRFTGMPAPHYDSAEQLLRPPPGGLTGEEGRRRYTTSKLCNMLFSYELDRRLGHGSRGITVNAFDPGLMPGSGLARGYSPGQRLAWRLLMPAMRVLPNVNSTRRSGVNLAALVTDPDLADVTGAYFEGTRRIPSSRDSYDAGKAADLWQTSERLVSADH, encoded by the coding sequence GTGACCGGCAAGACCGCGATCATCACCGGCGCGAACACCGGGCTGGGATTCGAATGCGCGCGGCACCTCCTGGCATCCGACCCCCGCTGGCATGTGGTGCTGGCAGTGCGGGATACCGAACGCGGCGCCGACGCCGTGGCCCGACTCGGCTGCCCCGGACGCACCACCGTCGGTGAGATCGACCTGGCGTCCCTGCGGTCTGTGCGCCGATTCGCCGAAGCGCTGCCACACCTTGGCCTACCGCCACTGCACGCGCTGGTGTGCAACGCCGGACTGCAGCTGGTCACGGGGACCCAGACGACGGCCGACGGTTACGAGATGACCTTCGGCGTGAACCACCTCGGTCACTTCGCCCTCACAGCGCACATTCTCGACACGCTCGCCGCGCCGGCTCGCATCGTGGTGGTCAGCAGCGGCACGCATGATCCGCAACGGTTCACCGGAATGCCTGCACCGCATTACGATTCGGCCGAACAGCTTCTGCGTCCACCGCCGGGCGGCCTGACCGGAGAAGAAGGCCGGCGTCGCTACACCACCTCCAAACTGTGCAACATGCTGTTCAGCTACGAACTGGATCGGAGGCTGGGGCACGGGTCCCGCGGGATCACGGTCAACGCGTTCGATCCGGGCCTGATGCCGGGGTCAGGACTGGCCAGGGGCTACTCGCCCGGGCAGCGGCTGGCCTGGCGCCTGCTCATGCCGGCCATGCGGGTGCTACCCAATGTCAACAGCACCCGACGCTCCGGGGTCAACCTCGCCGCCCTCGTCACCGATCCCGACCTCGCCGATGTCACCGGGGCGTACTTCGAAGGGACCCGCAGGATCCCGTCCTCACGAGACTCGTACGACGCGGGCAAGGCCGCCGACCTCTGGCAGACCAGCGAACGGTTGGTGTCGGCGGACCACTGA
- a CDS encoding MFS transporter encodes MVSALRRARIAVGALFLTNGALVANLLPRYPEIKTDLHLGNAVYGAAVASFSGGALVAGLTAATLIRRFRSARVAVIGTLALAAFVVAAGSANTPVLFAAALFLAGACDSVVDVAQNAHGLRLQREHGRSIINSLHAVWAAGAILGGLTGAGAIALGISRGVHLSVVAALFSAVALVAYRHLLPGPDHDDHPATRVAPGTRAGARVYLILLALVLIAIAGATVEDAGSSWATLYLRDSLHAPPALAVFGYIALVGCMFVGRLTGDRLVDRYGEAAVVRTGGFVAAAGMGAALAFPNIATTIVGFALAGLGVATLVPAAMHAADQLPGLRPGTGLTVVTWLMRVGFFGAPLLVGLVADAAGLRAGLLAVPLAGIVAAILAAVLPGRPSSVRGARADAGQFDREHTRHD; translated from the coding sequence GTGGTATCCGCCTTACGCCGGGCCCGGATCGCGGTGGGAGCGTTGTTCCTGACCAACGGCGCGCTCGTCGCCAATCTGCTACCGCGCTATCCGGAGATCAAGACCGATCTCCACCTGGGCAACGCGGTGTACGGCGCAGCCGTCGCCTCGTTCTCCGGCGGTGCGCTGGTCGCCGGATTGACTGCGGCGACGCTGATTCGACGCTTCCGCAGCGCCCGGGTGGCGGTCATCGGCACCCTGGCGCTGGCCGCCTTCGTCGTCGCAGCCGGTTCGGCGAACACACCTGTGCTCTTCGCCGCCGCACTGTTTCTGGCCGGCGCCTGCGATTCGGTGGTCGACGTCGCGCAGAACGCACACGGGCTGCGGCTGCAGCGCGAACACGGCCGGTCGATCATCAACTCGCTGCACGCGGTGTGGGCCGCCGGGGCGATCCTCGGCGGACTCACCGGAGCCGGCGCCATCGCGTTGGGCATATCGCGCGGCGTCCATCTCTCCGTGGTCGCCGCGCTGTTCAGTGCGGTGGCTCTGGTCGCCTACCGCCACCTGTTACCCGGGCCCGACCACGACGACCACCCGGCGACGCGCGTTGCACCCGGCACGCGGGCGGGGGCACGGGTGTACCTGATCCTGCTGGCCCTGGTCCTCATCGCCATCGCAGGTGCCACGGTCGAGGACGCCGGAAGTTCCTGGGCCACCCTCTATCTGCGCGACAGCCTGCACGCCCCGCCGGCCTTGGCGGTGTTCGGCTACATCGCACTGGTCGGCTGCATGTTCGTCGGACGGCTCACCGGCGACCGGCTGGTCGACCGGTACGGCGAGGCCGCCGTGGTCCGGACAGGCGGCTTCGTGGCTGCCGCGGGCATGGGGGCAGCGTTGGCGTTCCCGAACATCGCCACCACCATCGTCGGTTTCGCGCTGGCCGGTCTGGGCGTGGCAACGCTGGTACCTGCCGCCATGCACGCCGCCGACCAGCTGCCCGGACTGCGTCCGGGAACCGGGCTGACCGTGGTCACCTGGCTCATGCGGGTCGGTTTCTTCGGTGCGCCGCTGCTGGTCGGATTGGTAGCCGATGCCGCCGGGTTGCGGGCCGGTCTGCTGGCTGTGCCGCTGGCGGGGATCGTGGCGGCCATACTGGCCGCAGTGCTGCCGGGCCGGCCGTCCTCAGTGCGTGGTGCCAGGGCCGACGCCGGCCAATTCGATCGTGAACACACCCGACACGATTAG